CGCAGGTCGTGGCACTCGCGGATTTGACGGGAACGAATTCCGAGATCATTAATAGACTCGAAGCAGAGTACGGAGGAAACGCCAAGGCCGCGGATGGGATTCAAAAATTGCGAGAGCTGTTGAAAGTCGCTGAAAGAGCCGGTATCCCCTCTGAACGCATTCAAATCGACTTATCTATCTGCCGGGGGCTCGATTATTACACCGGCACCATTTACGAGACCTTCCTCAACGATCTGCCCAGCATCGGCAGCGTCTGCTCCGGAGGCCGTTACGACAACCTGGCGGAACTCTACACCAAGCAGCAGTTGCCCGGCGTCGGCGCCAGCCTCGGTCTGGATCGGCTCATCGCCGCTATGGAAGAGCTGAAGTTGATTCCCAAGATCAGTACGCCCGCTCCGGTTTTCGTGCCGCAGTTCGTGCCGGATAAACTTGGAGATTACCAGCGAATTGCTCGATCACTACGGGCGCAGGGAATCGGCTGTGAAGTCTATCCCGAAGTCAAGAAGCTGGGAAATCAGTTGCAGTACGCCGAAAAGAGGGGTTTCCGAATCGCCTTGATTGCCGGTAGCGATGAGTTTCAGAACGGCGTCTGGAAGGTGAAGGATCTCGCCAATCGCACGGAGCAGAGTGTTGCCGAAGCCGAATTGGCCCAGGCGATTCTCACTTTGCTTTCTTAGAGATTAATAGCCGGCGAAGGATTTGCGAAGCAGATCGGGCTCGACTCGTCCGAAGCGGAACAATCGGCCGGTCTTCAAGTTCACGAAGGTGATTTCCGCCGGGGAGAACAGCATCGGATCGATCTTGTAGAAGTCGCCATTGTACGATTTGAAGATCTCGCCGAACGGACGGCCAAAATCAGCGGAGGCCCGCGACGGGACTTTCGAACCAATTTCATTCAGCACATCGTCGTCGCTGTTCACCCAAAGGGTGACTTTGCCGCCGTAGAGGATGGCGTCATTGGTCCAACCGATGGCCTGGATATCGTCCTTCCCGATCGGGGGCATCGGGGCCACCCCATGTCCCGAAACAATTTTCGTCAGATCGAATTTCAATTCGTGCAGTTTATGAAGGGCCGTTTCCAGGGAGCGGGCCACCACCTGAATGCTACCGGCCAGACTTGCAGTCGGGGCATAGGCCAGTTTGATTTTATCCACTCCCGGGGGAAGCTTATGAGCTATGAAATCGATCACTTCGGCCGTCGGGGGCTTGCGGGTCTCCAGTACTCCGACGGCTTCGCTCGGCAGTTCTTTATAATCGGGAAATTGTTCGAAGAGTTTTTCTTTACCGTAAGCGGCGCGCATCGGGCCGGAACCCATGGCAAAAAAGGAACCGACATTTATCTGCCAGCCGGCATACTGTGAAGCCAGACAGGCCAATATAGGATGATCGGAATAAACTTGTATTACAACTCCATCATTTCCATTTTTAAGTTCGACCTGCGCATAATCCGAAAGACATATACGCGCAAGTTGAAGTCCGGCAGTCAATCCACCGGGCGATTTAACGCCACAATCGATGACTTTCGTTTTCGCCACGGAGGAGATACCCACCCGCAAATCGTGGCTATTTTCTTCTAAATAATCGAACGCGGCGCCCGCCCGTCCATTTAAATTGTGGCGATGAGACTCTCTCATAATTTGTAGTCTATCAGGGTTTTTACTGAATACGTTACATTTTCAAAAAAATCTTTTAATCCGGCGAAGTTTTTAATGCACTTTCAAACAAGTTGATCTTATTATCAAACTTTACCAGCTCTTCGGGAGAGATTTGTTCATTTCCATAACGACTGCGGTAGTACAATTCCGCGGCCTCGGCGGGCACCGTGGCGAGTACTCCGAGTGACCGTTCCAGAGCTGCAGTCACGCGAGTTCCAAATTCGCGTGGAGTTTGGCCGACTTCAGGTTCAAAGCCGAACCTTTTCAGCAATTCCAAAAGCCGATTGTGAAACTTGACGCCGGGCAGCTGCAGCAGCGGATCCGCTTCCTGGTTTTCGAGAATTTTTCGCTGATGCCTTCGCCGCAGATAGGCGAGTAGAGCCAGGAACGAGATGCCGCCGGTTACAAGCCAGAGCCAGCCTTCCTTTTGTAGGAAGGTTCTAATTGCCAGAACCTGGGCGAGGATGTACTCCGCGGTTTTTTCCCGAACGGCCGGGTTATAGCCGAGGATGAACTCCTTGTAGAATCGATCGATTCGAGCCCAGAAGCCTTCCATCCAGGTTGTTTTCGAGGTCGTGGAGGTCCGAGCCTCCGTACCCGGGGTGGGATCGAGCGTTAACCAGCGGTAGATGAACCGCTCGCCGGGATCGTCGCCTTCGGCAAATTGGTTCACTCGCTTCGGCTGGGCCGCATTCTTGGGTTCCGGCTGGCGGAGTAATACCTCCACCCAGGCGTGGGCATCATCTGAGTAGATGGAATAGACGCCCTCCTGCTCCGCAGTACAGCCTTTGAAACCCATCACCATCTGGCAGGGAATTCCGACGCTGCGCAGCATCAGCACCAGGCCGCTGGCAAAGCGCTCGCAGTGGCCCATTTTTATTTTGAACAGAAAATCCAGAATCGGATCGATCGACTTGTCCGATCTTCCCAGAGTCGAAGAGTAGAGATAGACCCCGGAACTGGAAAGATACTTGTCCAGAGCCCGCGCTATCGGCTCCTGCTGCTTCCATTCGATCCAGTCGGGATAGTTCGTATTCATTTCCCGTTTGGTAATTCCGGGAATCTGATTTTTCGCGATCAGCTCGTCGATCAGAGCGAGTACCCAGGGGGCCAGATCAGTCTGGATCTTCGCCGGTAAACGATTCAGCAAAGTGCTTTCGGGAATCCAGTGCACATCGTAGAGAGGAGGGCCGAGATCCGACTCCAGCTGCGGCAGGGCGACCTGCGTGTATTCGTTGCGGCGGAGATCCGGGATCGGCTGAAAGCTACCGTCGATTTTCGGATCAAAGCTGACGTAAGAATTTTGGGAATCGGCGATTGATGCTATTGGGGAGGGCAGGTTGGCCCGCCAATAGACCGGGTCGGCCAGGATGATCGTGGGCGCCAGCTTGCTATCCCGAATGAAAGTGATGTAAAACTGCTCGGGGGAAAGAACCGGTAAAGCTCTGCGGATATTGTTATCGGGAGCGTTGTTGGGAATGGAAAGCTCACGCAGCATGATCGAACCGCCGCTGGCGAAGCTGGAGCGGGACCACTTGCCATCCTGGTAGCTGAGCATCGTGGTGCTGCGCCAGCGCTGGGAGGGATTCAAATCGTCCTTAGGGGTCCCATCGAAATTTTTGACCCGCACTTCGAAGGCTTTCTCCCCCGGATTCTGCGACAGGGTGCCGGTACGGTTCAAGTCGATGGTGTTGTCGTTTGACAGGCCGATGTCGATTCGGCCCAAGCTGCGCGAGGTAAGTGCCCAGCGGCTTTCGGTGGGCCGGGGCGTCAGCAGAAATATTCCCAGCCCCAGCAGACCGAAACTCATCACCCAGCGCAGCGAAGCGGATAGCAGCGTCCAGCGCGATTCGATCAGTGCGGTCGGAAAATTATTCGGCCAGACAATTTCCCGGCAAAGAAAGAAGAGCGCCAGGCTCCAGACGAATAGAATCAACCAGCCGAACAGGAAGAAACCAAAGGACAGATCGGAAGCCATGGTGCACGCTAATCCCATGGACATCACCGCCAGACCGAACATCGTCCAGTAGTCGCCCACATGCTTGGGGCGCAGCATCTTGGCGGGAATCAGAATCATCAGAACCGGGCTGAGGTAGGGCAGCAAACTCGCCGGGAAGGGCAGGGTATCCAATAGACTGACGCCCGGCCGGATGAACTGGTAGCCGATCCAGCAGGCGACTATGAAACCGAGTATGCCCCCGACGATGTTGGCACTCGGCAGGGAGAGACTGAAGCGGTCTTCCAGCGAATAGGCAGCGCCCAGAAGCGCGATCGAGAAGATGACAATAAACGGAATTTCGGGCAGAAAGAAGTCGCTGGCCGAGCCCAGGGCAACCACCGAGAGACTGAGCATCAGATAAAGGCTGAGCCGAAATGAATGAAGTAGTTTCATGGTTAAGCGGTCGCGAACCCAGGAGTTCCCGGAAATCCTAATTCACTTCACCGATTCCCTCCAGAGGCTGGATGTACCAGTTCAGATTTTCGAGCGAATCGATTCGAGCGACCTGCCGATGATAAAGTTGTTCTGCCTCGCGAGCAAGCGGAGAATTGGCCCGCGAACTGATTACGACAATCGAATCGGCGAACTGGCGGGTCCGCCCGATCAGTTGCGACTGAAGTTGGGCCGGCTTGTCGGTCCCTTTTAAAGGAGCCAGCATTTCGATCAGAGGCCAGGCGTGGTCGGCACTGCCGGACATTTTCCGGGATTGGACGGCCTGCTCGACCACGATCAGTTGCAAGGAGCTGGTCTGATCCTGCGACCAGTCTCGACAGATCGTTCCGGCCAGGCTCAGGATATCTTCCAGGGAACGGTGATCGGCGACCGTGGGCGTCATCGGCAACCAGGCTTCGACGATCAGAATCAGCTTCGGCGGGGCATCGTCCTCGAACTCGCGAACGATCAGTTCATCGCGGCGGGCCGAGGATTTCCAGTCGATCCAGCGCGGACTGTCGCCGGGTCGAAATTGTCTTAAACCGTGAAAATTCGCCTGCCGCAGGGAAGCGAGCGGCTTTCGCTGGCGGGTTTTGCCTTCGCCTCGGCTCACTCGCGACAGCCAACTCTTGAACAATTCATTTTTAATCTGCCCCAGTCGCGGCAACACCAGTACTTCCTGTCCGCCGGGCAGATCGAGGGCGCTTTGCACGAGTCCAAAGGGAAAGCGCGTGATCACCCGCAAAGGGCCGAGGGCATGCCTGCCGCGATGGGAGAAGGCCACTGTTTCCCGCAGGTAGACGCGTCCTTTGGGAGCCAGCCGATCAACCGTCCAGAAGGCTCTTTTACCGGCGATTTCCTCACTCACCTGGAAGCCGCGCAGCGCCTCCTCGGTTTCGTTCTGCAGTACGACCCGCCAGTCGGTAATCTGGTTGGCGATCACGGGTGTTCGCCATTCGCGGAGGGCGGTCAGACTGCTCGTGGAGCGCCGGACCAGCCGCCAGTTCACAAACCATAACCCCATCAGCATGTAGGACAATAGCAGCAGGAGATTGATGCCGCGATAGAGCCCGGTGATAAACAGGGCGATGGCGAAGAGCAACCAGTACTTCCCTTCACGCGTATTCAGCGGCAAAGGGGCCGGCACCTTCTGATTGGGATCGACTGGGTTTGCCATGAATTGCCCGTTGTCCGTACAGCAGCTGGCTTGAGAAATTTAGTGCTTACGAAGGCACGGCCGTTTGATCCAGAATTTCCCGGAGAGCTTCCGCCGCCCCGTCATCGCGCTTGCCCTGGCTCCAGCGTTTGGAGATCAGACGATGCGCGAGCGCCGGGACGACGAGTTGCTTCACATCATCGGGGATCACATAATCCCGGCCATCGAGCAGGGCCGAGGCCTGCACCGCCCGGTAAAGGCCTAAAGCCGCGCGGGTACTGGCCCCGAGCGAAATATCCGGATGCACGCGCGTCTTGTCGATGATATCCAGAAGATAATCCGACAGGCTATCCGAAAAGCGGACTTTTCGCACCCGCATTTGAATATCGAGCAGCTCATTGACTTCGATGACCGATTTCAGATGATCGACAGGTTCGCCATCGCGGTGCTGGGTCAGAATATCCCGTTCCACCGATCGCGGAGGGTAGCCGATCTCGCACCGGATGCTGAAACGGTCGAGTTGGCTTTCCGGAAGGGGGTAAGTGCCTTCAAATTCATAGGGGTTCTGAGTAGCAATCACGATAAATGGCGGCCCGAGCTGCCGGGTCTGGCCTTCGAGCGACACCTGCTTCTCGCTCATGGCTTCGAGCAGAGCACTTTGCGTGCGCGGCGTGGCCCGGTTGATTTCATCGGCCAAAATCACCTGTGCGAAGATCGGTCCGGCTTGAAAAACGAATTCGCCGCTCGGCTTGTGGAAAATGCTGGTTCCCAGCAAGTCGCCCGGAAGTAAGTCGGGCGTGAATTGAATGCGGTGGAAACTGCAATTCAAGCTTTTGGAGAGGGCCTTGGCCAAAAGCGTTTTGCCCACGCCGGGCACGTCTTCCAGTAAAAGATGCCCTTCCGCCAATAAGGCGATCAATGCCAGTCGGGTGACTTCCTGCTTGCCCAGCAGAATGCCACCGATGTTATCCTGTAGCTGCTTGAGTTTAGCGACTAAAGGGGCTAAATCGGGGGAAGTGCCCGCGTGCGGGTCGGCCATTCGGACCTCTTATCGGAAAGCCTCGGATCAATCGCCAGCTCTTAAGTGTGCTACGGCTCTGGCAACACAGTTATATTAGTCGCGACTAACGACTGAATCTTGAGGTTTTACGGAAAGTCCTAAGGAGTTGTTCATTTTCTCAAAAATCACCAGGGTGGTATCACCTGGCCATCGTTCCGCATGCCGAGCAGTTCGTATGTCGTCGGGTCGATGGTTTCCGGAATGGACTGTACGTGCCCATCGGCAAAAGCGAACATGACCACCTGCATGTGCATGCTACCGAACTTCCAGGCCGTATCCTGCGGATTGGTCGTCAGAGGAAAAGCCCGCGAAGCCGCCCGACAGGAGCATTGATAGTAGTCGCCATTATAAATTGAGCAGTCCCACCACCCGACACCCAGGTTGCCTTGGGGCACCTGCTTCTCGCCCATCAGGATCGTATTGCTGGTACCGTCGGTGAAGTCGGCGAAGCGCGTGCCGGACCCCATCTGGAAGGCCGCCGTCATGCTCGGCTGCGAAGTCGTGGGATAATCGTATCCGGAACGGTCGATGCTGGCGGCATAGTCCCCGAGTGCTCCGGGGACGTTTTGACTCCCCGAACCCAGGGTGGCAGAGCTGGGAATATCGCCACTGATGCTCCACATCGGGGCCGAATTGGCCACGCGTCGGGAAGGGCAGAAATAGATTGGTACCGCACTTCGTTGCGCGGTCGTGTTCTGCTGATAGTAAGTCAGCCCGAGATTCCACTGTCGGTAGAGATTGTCCTGCTCGATATAGGGCAGGATCAACACGGCCCAGGTCGCATAGCCCTGTCCCAGACGGCTGGGCGGGAACGAATTCATGTTGAATTCGTAATTGTGCATGGCCAGGGCGATTTGCTTCAGGTTATTCGAACAGCGCATGCGACTGGCCGCTTCCCGAGCTTTCTGCACCGCGGGCAGAAGCATGCCGATGAGAGTCGAGATAATCGCGATCACCACGAGCAGTTCGATCAGCGTGAACGCCGATCTGGCAGTTTTCCGTTTCATCAGTCACCTCATTTCCAAGGTAGAGAAGCTCTTGGAATTTGCAGTCGAACCGGATCCTTGCCGCCAAACGGGCTGCCAGGAAGTTCGAAATGTAAGTATTGGATTCCTTTTTCGGGAATCTCAAACAGAAAAAGTTGCTGGCTGCTTTTACCCGGGAACAGGGTGGCCGGGGCGGGCTGCCAGCCGGGAACTTCGGCACCGGTTTCCAGGGCTTTGAAAGCGATCATTCGCCCTTCGGAATCGGTCAACTTAGGGGCCACTTCCGGAGGTTTGGGATTGATTTCCCAGCCGCGAAAATCGATCTTCCGCGAGACGCCGAAGTTTTCCAGTTTCAGAGTGATCTGCAGAAATCGATCTTTAGTGACCCGGCGCTGATTCTGAGCATTCGTGAATTCCACCGGTCCTGCGGTTATGGACGCCAGCGAAATTCGCACGTCGTCCTGCTGCCAGGTCGATTTGGCTATATCGATCCAATCGGCGGTAATGCCCAACCCGGTGGAAGGGTCGACCGCGCGGACGATGGTGGGGTCTTCGACTTTTTCGAAGACCCACAACGGCTTCTGGCCCAGCCAGCCCGGGAACAGAAGCACCAGAAACAGGATTAATGCATTGAGTCCGGTGGCCGCGAATGGAATTCGCTTTTCCAGATAAACATTGATGATTGCCAAAAGGCCGAAGATCAGTCCGATGGCCGAGAGGCCTAGGGCGATCCAGCGACCGTACACTGTAACTTGCGTCGATAGTAAAGCCAGCCCGCCCAGCGACAAACCGATCAGTCCGGGTATCAGCGAAAGGTTGGGATCCGATGGTGGGGCGAATGTCATCGGAACCGAAGGAGCGATTGCCGGCAGCGAGGGTATGGCAGGGATCGAAGGCGTCGTGGGAGCATTAACGGTGACGCTGGGAATGGTGTCCTGTGTGACGGGCTCGTGCATCGTCACAAGTCGTTCCCGGATATCGCTCGATCTTGTGCTTGGTGCGGGAACGGCGAGACTCGAGAGATTATTCACCGGGATATTGATTTCGAGTTCGCTTTTATCCTCGGCGTCCGCGCTCGAATCCGGCATCGAGAGCGTGAAGGACATGTTGCAGCTGGGGCAGGTGGCCGAGCGCCCGATCATTTTTCGCGGAGCGCGGACTTTCCCTTTGCCGCAGTACGTACAGACAGCTGTGAATGGCACGGTGGCCTTCTCCGGCGAAAATGAGAGTCTTATTAGTAAGTATCCATCGTCCGATTGAAACCGCCGCAATGCAAGTGAATTTCAGATATGCGAGTGAATAGAGCCGCGGCGGCCTAACGAGTCGTGTCAAAATATAAAACCCCGAAGAGATCTTCGGGGTTTGTCGAATTTTGAATTATTGTCGGAGAATTAATCTCTGCTGGAATTCAGCAGAATCCGGAGGATGTAGTAGAAGAGCATCGTGACATCGGCGAACAGTTCCAAGGCCGCCCCCACGTGCTGGTTCACACCATAGTGATGAAGCACGTTCGAGGTGTCGTACAGAATGTAACCGCAGACCAAGGCCACCATCAGGAAGCTGAACCAGATGCCCAGACCGAAGCCTCCGATCGCCGCGGCAATGATGATTCCCAATCCGGCGAAGCCCAGCACCGTCAGACCCGTGCCGAGGAACGAGAAATCCTTCTTGGACAGAAATACCGCCGCGGACAAACCGCCGAAGATGGTCAAGGTCATGATGCCGGCTTGCAAGGCCAACCGGTGATCGCCGGTTTTCGCTTCGGCAATCGTCAAAATCGGCATGAAGATGACCGCCTGAAGGGCCACATACAGAGCCAGGCCCAAATACTGGGTCATCGTATTGCGGGAGGCCGCCATCACTCGAGCGATGAAGCCCGAGCCCATAAACAGAACCATCAGCGCGATCCAGGCGAAGGTTCCACCCCCCCGAAGGGCATTGAAAAACAAATCCCGGATGGGGGAATTCAAAAAGACCGCTTCCAAACCGACAAAAGCTACCGAGGCCGCGGCCACGGTAGCATAAGTCTTGCGAATGAATGCCAGACGCACATTAGATGGTGCCTGAGCCACCGAATCGGTGTAGTAACCATCTTCCAAATACTGACTCATATTTTCTCCCCTTATTCACCCCGGACCAAGGGAACCGGGAACAGTTTTCAGATATCCTAACACGCCGTTTACCGGCCAACAAGCACAGACCATGCCAAAAAGAATGGTTTTCGAAATGATACCACTCGAAATACTTCCACGTTCGTCGCAATTTACTTTTCGAAGATTTCCTCTTTCAGTCCCACATTCAGTTTCAGCTGGGTGTAGGAATACATCTCCAGGAGTTCCGGTTCGGTCTTGCCCTTCTTCGGTGCCTCGTAATTTTCGACGCGAACCGGTAACTTCAAGGCTTTATCGAAGTATATGATCGACCTGTACGGGATATCCGGGTGTTTATCCTCGAGCGTTATTTCCAACTTCAAGCAATCTCGCTTGTCGAATTGTACTTCGCTGAGGAGAATCTTAGATTTAACTCCGCCGGCTTTCTTATCCACATCGCCGATCTGTTCGATCAATTTACCGATCCCGGCCTGATCGATGGTATGCCGGTTATCCGACATAATCTTGGGATCGTCCACCGCCAGTGTCAGATAACCGACCAGTCCCTTCAATCCGGCCCCTTTCACGCGGGCTTTCCCCTCATTTTTTCCTGCCATATAGGCAGCTTCCTGACCCTGCACCGATTTCGGACCCGTGAAGTGGAAGAATACGGCAAAAGGTTCCGCCCGGACGCTCATCTCGGCGGTCTGTTCATCCATCAGCTTGCTGCCGATACGTTCCTGCTTGATGAAAATGCAGGTGTAATCTTTGACCGATTTGTACGCCGAGCGAGACTGGTCGATCCACTCCTTGATGATACCGGGCTTCGCCACCTCCGGTTCTCGCTTTTCTATATCGGGATCTTTCGATTTTTCCTTCGCTTTATCAGTATCCTTGCCCGCTTTGCGTTCCCGTTCTTCCCGTCGTTTCTGCAGCTTTTCCAGTTCGTCCTTGAGTTTGGCCTCCTTCTCGGCTTCCCGCTTGGCCTTTAACTCCTGTAGCCGTTTCATGATCGGGCCGACTTTCTTGTCGTCGTCGTCCTTATCCTTCTTCTTGTCGTCGTCTTTCTTTTTTTCGGTGGGATCCTGATCCGCAGCGGGCAGCGTCACGCAACCGACCGCCAGTACGGAACTGAGAGCAAAAAAAACCAGCCAACGTTGGAGCATGGTGGTCCCCCCGTCATGGATCGTCTGTCCAGGTGTCGCATCCGCTGAAGCGCATAGCCCCCGAGCCAGCTTGGATGCCGTACCCGGGATTGCACATAAACTACCCTAATTCTATCCGCAAGAGCATGTTATGAGCTTGGTAATCAAAACTATTGTATCGATGCCGTTCGCTGAAAATACCTATCTTGTCTGGCTTGACAATTGGAAGCAGTGTGTGGTTGTTGACCCCGGATTGGATCCTGAGAGTATTCAGGATTGTATCGCCGAGAATGAACTCTCCGTGGTCGCCATTCTGAATACACACGGCCATACCGATCATATTGCCGGCAATGACTTTATGAAAAAATTACTTCCCCAGGCGCCCATTATCATCGGGGAAGGGGATGCCCCGATGC
The genomic region above belongs to Telmatocola sphagniphila and contains:
- a CDS encoding DUF1571 domain-containing protein; protein product: MLQRWLVFFALSSVLAVGCVTLPAADQDPTEKKKDDDKKKDKDDDDKKVGPIMKRLQELKAKREAEKEAKLKDELEKLQKRREERERKAGKDTDKAKEKSKDPDIEKREPEVAKPGIIKEWIDQSRSAYKSVKDYTCIFIKQERIGSKLMDEQTAEMSVRAEPFAVFFHFTGPKSVQGQEAAYMAGKNEGKARVKGAGLKGLVGYLTLAVDDPKIMSDNRHTIDQAGIGKLIEQIGDVDKKAGGVKSKILLSEVQFDKRDCLKLEITLEDKHPDIPYRSIIYFDKALKLPVRVENYEAPKKGKTEPELLEMYSYTQLKLNVGLKEEIFEK
- the mch gene encoding methenyltetrahydromethanopterin cyclohydrolase — translated: MRESHRHNLNGRAGAAFDYLEENSHDLRVGISSVAKTKVIDCGVKSPGGLTAGLQLARICLSDYAQVELKNGNDGVVIQVYSDHPILACLASQYAGWQINVGSFFAMGSGPMRAAYGKEKLFEQFPDYKELPSEAVGVLETRKPPTAEVIDFIAHKLPPGVDKIKLAYAPTASLAGSIQVVARSLETALHKLHELKFDLTKIVSGHGVAPMPPIGKDDIQAIGWTNDAILYGGKVTLWVNSDDDVLNEIGSKVPSRASADFGRPFGEIFKSYNGDFYKIDPMLFSPAEITFVNLKTGRLFRFGRVEPDLLRKSFAGY
- a CDS encoding DUF1559 domain-containing protein — translated: MKRKTARSAFTLIELLVVIAIISTLIGMLLPAVQKAREAASRMRCSNNLKQIALAMHNYEFNMNSFPPSRLGQGYATWAVLILPYIEQDNLYRQWNLGLTYYQQNTTAQRSAVPIYFCPSRRVANSAPMWSISGDIPSSATLGSGSQNVPGALGDYAASIDRSGYDYPTTSQPSMTAAFQMGSGTRFADFTDGTSNTILMGEKQVPQGNLGVGWWDCSIYNGDYYQCSCRAASRAFPLTTNPQDTAWKFGSMHMQVVMFAFADGHVQSIPETIDPTTYELLGMRNDGQVIPPW
- a CDS encoding AAA family ATPase — protein: MADPHAGTSPDLAPLVAKLKQLQDNIGGILLGKQEVTRLALIALLAEGHLLLEDVPGVGKTLLAKALSKSLNCSFHRIQFTPDLLPGDLLGTSIFHKPSGEFVFQAGPIFAQVILADEINRATPRTQSALLEAMSEKQVSLEGQTRQLGPPFIVIATQNPYEFEGTYPLPESQLDRFSIRCEIGYPPRSVERDILTQHRDGEPVDHLKSVIEVNELLDIQMRVRKVRFSDSLSDYLLDIIDKTRVHPDISLGASTRAALGLYRAVQASALLDGRDYVIPDDVKQLVVPALAHRLISKRWSQGKRDDGAAEALREILDQTAVPS
- a CDS encoding DUF58 domain-containing protein gives rise to the protein MANPVDPNQKVPAPLPLNTREGKYWLLFAIALFITGLYRGINLLLLLSYMLMGLWFVNWRLVRRSTSSLTALREWRTPVIANQITDWRVVLQNETEEALRGFQVSEEIAGKRAFWTVDRLAPKGRVYLRETVAFSHRGRHALGPLRVITRFPFGLVQSALDLPGGQEVLVLPRLGQIKNELFKSWLSRVSRGEGKTRQRKPLASLRQANFHGLRQFRPGDSPRWIDWKSSARRDELIVREFEDDAPPKLILIVEAWLPMTPTVADHRSLEDILSLAGTICRDWSQDQTSSLQLIVVEQAVQSRKMSGSADHAWPLIEMLAPLKGTDKPAQLQSQLIGRTRQFADSIVVISSRANSPLAREAEQLYHRQVARIDSLENLNWYIQPLEGIGEVN
- a CDS encoding DUF3488 and transglutaminase-like domain-containing protein, encoding MKLLHSFRLSLYLMLSLSVVALGSASDFFLPEIPFIVIFSIALLGAAYSLEDRFSLSLPSANIVGGILGFIVACWIGYQFIRPGVSLLDTLPFPASLLPYLSPVLMILIPAKMLRPKHVGDYWTMFGLAVMSMGLACTMASDLSFGFFLFGWLILFVWSLALFFLCREIVWPNNFPTALIESRWTLLSASLRWVMSFGLLGLGIFLLTPRPTESRWALTSRSLGRIDIGLSNDNTIDLNRTGTLSQNPGEKAFEVRVKNFDGTPKDDLNPSQRWRSTTMLSYQDGKWSRSSFASGGSIMLRELSIPNNAPDNNIRRALPVLSPEQFYITFIRDSKLAPTIILADPVYWRANLPSPIASIADSQNSYVSFDPKIDGSFQPIPDLRRNEYTQVALPQLESDLGPPLYDVHWIPESTLLNRLPAKIQTDLAPWVLALIDELIAKNQIPGITKREMNTNYPDWIEWKQQEPIARALDKYLSSSGVYLYSSTLGRSDKSIDPILDFLFKIKMGHCERFASGLVLMLRSVGIPCQMVMGFKGCTAEQEGVYSIYSDDAHAWVEVLLRQPEPKNAAQPKRVNQFAEGDDPGERFIYRWLTLDPTPGTEARTSTTSKTTWMEGFWARIDRFYKEFILGYNPAVREKTAEYILAQVLAIRTFLQKEGWLWLVTGGISFLALLAYLRRRHQRKILENQEADPLLQLPGVKFHNRLLELLKRFGFEPEVGQTPREFGTRVTAALERSLGVLATVPAEAAELYYRSRYGNEQISPEELVKFDNKINLFESALKTSPD
- the hisS gene encoding histidine--tRNA ligase, whose protein sequence is MALIEPRTLKGFRDYPPELMIPREQMLEKIRRVYRSYGFAPIDTPALEYAEILRGKGGEESDRLIYQFKDHGDREVALRFDLTVPFARFAAQYVPKIGTPFKRYHMGPVWRGENSARGRYREFWQCDFDTIGTTSNASDIEIALVINDLMVALGFEKFTIRINNRLCLNGLLESLGLSDKSVPLLRSLDKLLKIGRDKVAEEMVREAGVTEQQAAQVVALADLTGTNSEIINRLEAEYGGNAKAADGIQKLRELLKVAERAGIPSERIQIDLSICRGLDYYTGTIYETFLNDLPSIGSVCSGGRYDNLAELYTKQQLPGVGASLGLDRLIAAMEELKLIPKISTPAPVFVPQFVPDKLGDYQRIARSLRAQGIGCEVYPEVKKLGNQLQYAEKRGFRIALIAGSDEFQNGVWKVKDLANRTEQSVAEAELAQAILTLLS
- a CDS encoding Bax inhibitor-1/YccA family protein, producing MSQYLEDGYYTDSVAQAPSNVRLAFIRKTYATVAAASVAFVGLEAVFLNSPIRDLFFNALRGGGTFAWIALMVLFMGSGFIARVMAASRNTMTQYLGLALYVALQAVIFMPILTIAEAKTGDHRLALQAGIMTLTIFGGLSAAVFLSKKDFSFLGTGLTVLGFAGLGIIIAAAIGGFGLGIWFSFLMVALVCGYILYDTSNVLHHYGVNQHVGAALELFADVTMLFYYILRILLNSSRD